In Virgibacillus proomii, a single window of DNA contains:
- the recR gene encoding recombination mediator RecR → MYYPEPISKLVDSFTKLPGIGPKTAVRLAFFVINMQEDDVLDFANSLVNAKRELTHCSICGHITDQDPCSICQDPTRDQSIICVVQDPKDVIAMEKMKEYRGKYHVLHGAISPMDGIGPEDINFPALIQRLKDEEVEELILATNPNIEGEATAMYISRLVKPSGIRTTRIAHGLPVGGDLEYADEVTLSKALEGRRDL, encoded by the coding sequence ATGTATTATCCAGAGCCAATATCTAAACTGGTTGATAGTTTTACTAAATTGCCAGGTATCGGACCTAAAACAGCGGTCCGGCTGGCATTTTTCGTAATTAATATGCAAGAGGATGATGTTTTAGATTTTGCTAATTCGCTAGTAAATGCGAAGCGGGAACTCACCCATTGCTCTATTTGTGGACATATTACGGATCAGGATCCTTGCTCTATTTGTCAGGATCCAACGAGAGATCAATCTATTATTTGTGTTGTTCAAGATCCTAAAGATGTTATTGCAATGGAGAAGATGAAAGAATACCGGGGGAAATACCATGTGTTGCATGGCGCTATTTCGCCAATGGATGGTATTGGACCAGAGGATATTAATTTTCCTGCTTTAATTCAGCGTCTAAAAGATGAGGAAGTAGAGGAATTAATTTTAGCTACTAATCCAAATATTGAAGGGGAAGCAACAGCGATGTATATTTCTCGTCTTGTTAAGCCGTCAGGGATTCGGACAACTAGAATTGCGCACGGTTTACCAGTTGGCGGGGATTTGGAATATGCAGATGAAGTTACTCTATCGAAGGCATTAGAAGGTAGAAGAGATCTGTAG